CAGGGCGTCGCCGGGAGCGAGCTCGGACCGGACGGCCGTGAGGAACGCCACCCGCTCGGCGGGCAGCAGATTGCCGATGGTGCCGCCGAGGAAGGCGACCAGGCGCGGGCCGGGCGTCTCGGGCAGGGCCAGGCCGTACTGGAAGTCGGCGACGAGGGCGTGCACGGTCAGCGCCGGGTGTTCGGCGAGCAGCGTGCCGGCCGCGCCCCGCAGGGCGCTCTCGCTGACGTCGACGGGCACGTAGTGGTCGAGGGCGGGCAGGGCGCGGATGAGGTGGCGGGTCTTGTCGGAGGACCCCGAGCCCAGCTCCACGAGCGTCCGGGCGCCGGTGGCCCCGGCGATCTCCGTGGCGCGGCCGATGAGGATCTCCCGCTCGGCGCGCGTCGGGTAGTACTCGGGCAGCAGGGTGATCTCGTCGAACAGTTCACTGCCCCGGGCGTCGTAGAACCACTTCGGCGGCAGTTCCTTGGGGTTTCGGGTGAGCCCCGTGGCGACGTCCGCGCGCAGGGCCGCGGCGGTCGCGTCGAGGGGGAGGGTGCGGGTCAGGGCGAACTGGCTCACAGACAGGGCTCCTTGAGCGTGCGCAGCGTGATGTCGGTGGGGGTCGCGGTGAGGAGGGTGCGGTCGGGGACCTCCACCCAGCGCGGATCGTCGTCGTACGGCTCGGAGGCCACGGCCGTCCGGCCGTCCGGGCCGCTGAGGTACCAGAGGGTGTCCCCCCAGGCGGTGGCGGCTATCGCGGTGCCGTCGGTGAGCAGGAGGTTGAGCCGGGAGCCGGGGGCGGCGTCGGCCAGCGCCCGGACCGTCCCGGCCAGCGCCGGTCCCATCGCCTCGCCCTCCCGCAGCCGGTGTTCCACGAGGGCCCAGACGAACGCGGAGTCACAGCGCGCGGCCAGCCGCAGCAGCGCCACCGGGGGCAGCAGCGCCGCGAGCGGCGCCGCGGTCTCCGGCCACCCGGTCAGTGCGCCGTTGTGACTGAACAGCCACGGCCCGGCCGTGAACGGGGCCGCGCCCGCCTCCCCGTCCGGGTCCGCGACGGTCGCGTCCCGCACCGAGGCGAGCAGTGCCCCGGTGCGGACGACCCGGGCGAGATCGAGGAACGAGCCGTCCGCCCAGATCGGCCCGGCCCGCCGGTAGCGCGCGGGCACCGGGTCGCCCGCCGCGTACCAGCCGATGCCGAACCCGTCGGCGTTGACCGTCCCGTGCAACTGCCGCCGCGGCGCCCACGACTGCCGGAAGAGCGAGTGCGCAGGCGCGAG
The window above is part of the Streptomyces syringium genome. Proteins encoded here:
- the egtD gene encoding L-histidine N(alpha)-methyltransferase: MSQFALTRTLPLDATAAALRADVATGLTRNPKELPPKWFYDARGSELFDEITLLPEYYPTRAEREILIGRATEIAGATGARTLVELGSGSSDKTRHLIRALPALDHYVPVDVSESALRGAAGTLLAEHPALTVHALVADFQYGLALPETPGPRLVAFLGGTIGNLLPAERVAFLTAVRSELAPGDALLLGTDLVKDERTLVAAYDDAAGVTAAFNKNVLAVVNRELGADFDPDDFAHVALWDARREWIEMRLRARTALVVKIPALDLAVHFAAGEELRTEVSAKFRRDGVAGELAEAGLRMSHWWTDEEGRFALSLSVPDRPAAGRG
- the egtC gene encoding ergothioneine biosynthesis protein EgtC, with translation MCRHLAVVGPEAPLGESVLAPAHSLFRQSWAPRRQLHGTVNADGFGIGWYAAGDPVPARYRRAGPIWADGSFLDLARVVRTGALLASVRDATVADPDGEAGAAPFTAGPWLFSHNGALTGWPETAAPLAALLPPVALLRLAARCDSAFVWALVEHRLREGEAMGPALAGTVRALADAAPGSRLNLLLTDGTAIAATAWGDTLWYLSGPDGRTAVASEPYDDDPRWVEVPDRTLLTATPTDITLRTLKEPCL